From Vigna angularis cultivar LongXiaoDou No.4 chromosome 11, ASM1680809v1, whole genome shotgun sequence:
GAGTAGCATACCAAATAGGAGGAAACTGAGCTTCTGTACTTCTAATGTAAAAATGTGTTGGCAGGGAGAAATTGGTATTTTCTTTTTGCTCTATTTTTTTCGGATGGTGGATGTGGTAAGCATTTGACTTTGTTTTGGCACCTCTtgtgaaaaaacaaaacatttttaattaaaagcaTTATGTTTGGCGTTTTataggaaaaagaagaagaagccaGAAAGGTGACCTCACAAGAAGAAACACAAGTTTAAAATGAATCTAAGCAACTTTCATACGTGAAGTTCACCCAAGCAAATGGGAATGGAATCACAGAAAGAGATGGAATGGGCCATATACACGTGCACTCGACGGAGTGTCATCTCATTGGCAACCCCACACACGTTACGTGTAAGCTAATTAGGCACAACGACAAAATAAACAACTATATCATAAGTTACCGTTTTcctattttaactaaaaaaattagtaattttaacACAGGAAGGAATTGTGAAAggttaatatgttattttaaataattagaacTTACAATATTAAATAGAATATTAGAAATGTCAAATTCAGATAATGATACTCCAAattatttattctaatttataatataacaacGTCTTGTGATCTTCTTTAAAACGCACACCATCCTTTATCATTATTTCAAATAGTACAATTAAATTCATCATTAAAATCctaattataaatagttttttattataaatctaattttaattattttattccaGGCTAAAATACTAAAGCTTAGTTAATTTCATCTCCTCATTTTATTCTGTCGTTCTGTCAACTCTTACTTACTACTATTAAACAAAAGTAATGCAAATAAATACTATTaactaactttttttaattagcATGAACATAAATAGCACATCCCTCCAACTTCCGACTACCCAAACTTAACTCAAAAacaatttattgtttattaatttattaattatcaactaataattattaactattaataaaaCGCGGAAACTCAAAAGTCAAAAGGCAAACCAGAAAAACAAGAGAGAAAGTTGGCCAAAGATGGCAAACGAACCTTGAAGCTCATAGCATTCTGCTTCGGTCCGATCCAAGAACCCGACCACGTAATTCGGGTCATCAATCGAGCGAAGAACCAAACCCTTCTTCGCCGCGAATTCGTTAGGCACGATGCACGCCTGCAACTCCGCCAACTCCTCCGACCCTCGTCGCACCCGAACCACAATCGACGTCTCCTTCTTCTTGAACGCCTCCTGAAGGATCTTCTGCACGCCGCTCCTCCCGCCCTTGAACGGCGACTGGTACCGGATCTGCGATTTCGCCGTCGAACCGATTCGGAGCTCCTCCACGATGTCGCCGCTTTGGAGCATGTCGCCGGTCCACTCATCGGCTTTCGAGCTTCCTCTCAGACATTCGATGGAAAGCACTTTCGGATCTCGCGTCGGGGAATCGGAGCTGCTCTGCGATGTTCTATCCATGATCATGTTAACCTAACGCAACCCTTGTGTCGCCGTTTGGATTGTCGCTTCAATTACACCGCCTTCACACTATCCAACACAActaaacaataaaaagataCGACGAGTGAATCCGTAATCCAAACGCGCCTTAACTAAAACTATTAGTAACTAACTTGAAGGAAAGTTTGGGAGGAGGGAAAGTTTGAGGGATGCTTGTTGTAAATGGATGTTGAAATTAAAACTGTGGTTGTTATGTGaactaaaatgaattttaaatggGAAGTCAAAAAAGCTTGATGGTGGTTAATAATGTGAACAATTTATGGTTTGTGGAAAAGTATATATGATCCATTCTGCCATGGAGTTCTAGACTTTGACCATTTTCTGTGCAAAGCTTCTTCCTCCAATCAAATCTTCTTCCACacattacaaaatttttaaatgttattatctTACTTAAAAAACTTTAGATCTtaatattaagaataatttaaatatactttttcttaagTCGTAACTCCAAATATTCTACCGACCGTGTAAATATGGAGTCGAATGTTTATGgtattgttttgaaattgtaTTCTCACACGCCATTTTACACAGACTCTTTGACTAtcatattctttttcttcttcacacAGAGTCAAAGTTATGTTGTTGAACTAAATTGGATCAGTTGGTCGGAACCAGCCAAGAACTGAATTAACGTTTGGCTTATTCTTATTCAGAATAATGTTGTTATGTCAAAAAGGAAATGGAACAATGTTGTATTCCCTCATCAGTTAATTAACattcttttatcattattacGTTTGCCGAAGGATAAGTAAATTGCAACTATTTAGTGggttgttttttctattttcaaaaaaatgtaTCTTTTACTactgagtttttgaaaaatagttCAAAAGATTGACTGGGAAAATAACTTTCAAGGATGTTTGTTCCCATTTTTTCAATGGAAAAACTTTTAAAGTTGAATTgattaataattattcaaagtatattttattttattgttataagaATGCCCAAAGAGTTTATTcttgattattaaaatattagaaatctCATGCAAATACTAGCAATTACAGTATATAGGATAAGTTTGAtgtcataaattttataatattaaaataaacttaaaattcatttttttaattgatatcaaagttctttctatattttataaaattattacgCATAAAAGTTACTCTTAGAagtaaagaataataaattataaatcatataGTATATCTTATTTGATCAACTAGTAATTAAATAGTCAATTCTTCAATCAAGATCAACTAATAATTAAACAGTCAATTCTTCAATCTATAAAACGGGTAGAAATCTTTACACTAGATTGAATTGTCAAAGTGCATTGATGTATAACGATCGAACTgtcaaagtaaaatatattaacttataaaATCTTTATGATTAACAGATTAATCACGATTAATTATGTTTAGACtgtaattaaatcaattttaaagaaaagtctacaaaacaatataaatagaGAAGAAgtaaatgatttattaattacGCATTATCTTTGATTTCGAAACAAAACTACTTTGACATTAAAGAAACTTTGAAATGTACCAGattgataaaaatgaaaaattgaatttgaaaatagaaaGTGAATAATTATCCGTTGTAAAAAGAAACGATCCACCTCATGTACCAAAACGGAAACAGACATTAAACGCTAGTTATAAacatttatatacacataaaaattACCTTTCaacgtaaaaaaaaatctataattaaaattggttAAACATGATTTAAATTATGAGAAATATTTGATTACTTATAATCTTGGTGTTGGAAATGATGAGAGTTGAATTTTGAAAGTGGGGGAATGaatggagaaaaagaaaaggcgCATGCATAGGTGGACTGAAGGTGAGTGAGAGTGACAGAATACAAACTTCTGAAAAGCTCGCAAAAGCGCAGCCACGGCGTGGAATTCTCCAAACATTTTCCacatcatataatttattttttaatttccttcACTCTTCTACTTATCCATAACAATGcgatatatttttaaaagaaaataatttgttttcattttcaattttcctgtttctttagttttttttttctattttgcttAATCTAAATGATATTAGAAAATGGGACcgagataaatttaaaaatattgatactAAAGAAGTTAAGGACAACATAAATAATTCATATAGATTAATTTTCGATCAAATCCAAGTAGGCTAGTTGTTTCTTCCTTTACATTCGTAATTTCTTCACACACTTTTACAAacttaaaaatttcaattttattctttcttcgtttaaaaatacatattctaaaaagtattttaaaatgtacaatttgaaatataaatataaatatattttaaacatatttttattaatataaaataaaaaatacattttaaattacacaatttaaaatataaaatttgttttttaaatttatatttcaatatataaattttgtatttacaAACTGTATAacttgaaataattttttattttttattttgaaatacataatttaaaatataatttttgtatttcagacagtataatttaaaatacaaaaataaaaaatgtatttcaaataaatcacatagaataaaataaatatttttataaagaaaatggaCGTAGCAGATGCAAGAATAGAGTCGGGAAAACAGGAGAGTGTTGTCAGTGTTGTTGTTGAGAGTGGTGTAAGGGAGCAGTTTGTGAAAGGGTTGAATGGAACGAGAGATGGGAAAAGGAAGGAGAGTCTCATTAGAATTTTATATACGAAATGCGATTTGGATAAAACAATGGAGGGTCTCTTGATGGAGGACATGGGTCAGGTGCGGTGGGATCGCAGTGCAGCAAGATTGGCGTTAGCAGTGCTGcggtgatgaagaagaaaggggaGAAGGATGCATACAGAGGAGAAAGCAGATGGAGCACGAAAACAAGGGCAAAACCGCCTTATCAACTTGCCTAAGAAGGGGGTGCAGTGAGAAAATATGGAGGTgctgaaaaatatatattttttttaagaattttaaattacGTAACCTTTTGAACAGaaatgatagaaaaagaaattgtggTTTCTTTCGTTTCTGCTTCATTAATCACCTGAGAAAGATACTCATCGATCAATTGGATTTAATGAGTAAAAATCCATCAAGTGAAGGATAAACTAACTGCTAGAAAGCACTAACAGATTTGAAGAAAACCCTTGCCTGTGTTGTGGTCTACCAGTCTAAACCATAATGTGCCACTGCTAAAGTATTTAACTGATATGTAGGCCCATAAAGAATTTACCATCTTCTGTTTGCCACTTCATACCCGTTGGATAAGATAATTGCATGGTATAGGACACACTATACCACAAACATACATTCCAGAAGAGCCTACAAGGAGAAACGAAAGCGAATAAACATTGGTGAATATCACCGCTTAAATAAGACGAATACAAAATGTAATCAGAAACAAAGAAGGAAGATTCATGGCAATAACTGGTGCCCAtataattttgtgttttaatcaTGTTAAGAAATTTGCCGATGTTTAAAAATGTGTCTAAAACTTTCATGCAAGATTCTGACTCTCAACTGCCCGGTTGAGAATCAAACTCAAACAATAAAACACTAGTTGTAGCACAAGTAAATATAACTCGTGAACTTTTACCATAACATTGATATGATTTTAGATACTTACTATACCCATCTCTTGTGTGCAGTCGTACTCTTGTCTCCATTAAGAGATCGTCTTCTTGTCTTTTTCAAGTCTCCACGAGCTGATAATTGCTTTTGAACTGAAGAAGAAGCTGCATTAGATTTTCGGCTACTTGAGACTTCTTTACAAGGACTAATGGATCGAGACTTCGAGTGGCGTTCAAAAACTCTACCTGATGAACTGGATACTTTTCTCGGTGTATGTTTCTGATCAATTTTGGAGGCAGAATCCTGTTTCAAGACAATATCAGCCGGAAGATTCGATTCTTTGACGACAGAGGAACTATCTGAATCAGAAGACGAGGAGCTAGAAGTGCTTTCCATATCATAAAGAAGGTTATCTATCATAATTCGCGGGAGAGGACTGTTATTTGAGCCACTGGGAGAAAAAGAGGGTCGTCGAAGTCTAGTAAGCTGCACAACCTGCACGTATTTGTGAAAGAGTCCTTTATATACAAAAGCAATTGAAATTCATAGATACGGAATCCTTCTTGTTTTGCAGTGCTATGAGAGCTTACAGTATTGTAATGCATTTTTGTTCCATGTTAATTTAAATTCCTGGGTTTGGCTtcttatcatataaaaaaaccaAAGTGGAACATTCCGGTTTTTTAAATATACCTTACTACTATATGTTATCTTGTTACCTTTTGTTCAAGAACGGACAtgtctttctttaattttgaaattgttgtaTTCTTCCTCCGTATAATGTCCTCTAATTCAGCAATCCTCTGTTTTAAATGGCATTATAATAAGTAATGAGTGAAttagaacaaagaaaaaaagtcaCAAATTCTAATCTAAAAATGTCAATGTTACCTTGCAATTAGCAACCTCGTTAGAGTTTAACAGGGTTGTAAGCTCCTTTATTGTGGTATCCTTCTCTTCACAATCTTTCCTAAGATTATAGATATCTTGTTCTACAGCCAAATTGTTTAACTGAGGATGACAAAAGGCGTGAAAAGTTATCCAAAACAATACGAAAGAAAAGGTATATTTGcaattaatattcaaaagataATGGAAGGAAAGAAATGGAAAACAACGTAGCCAGAAGGTAGAAAAACATAACAATTACAATTCTTCAATTATAATTAACCACTTCcaataacatataattaaacGATTTCTATTAATTATCTTGGTTTCAGTGAAAAGCAAGGTCGAGGAACGCAAAGAACCAAAATGTCTTATGAGCCACCATTTACTGAGTTACAGATCTTGTGTCAAAGTAACAGATGCTAAGATTTATGACCCACTTGTGATAGAAAAATCAGGATCAAAATTGCGTAGCCTTGTAAAATCATTCCAATAATTTGTTTAATCGAATATGAAAAggtaaacatttataaaattacatatctTATGCAAACACCATTCAACATCCATTGAAAAACACATTTctaattgttgttttgtttgattATCAATGCTTATTATCAAAATTGAACCGAACCGAACTaataattactatatttatacTAATATGTAGCATTGTGTAGCATTTTGAACATTTGATCCCAACAGGATGTGATTCTAGGTGTTTTGGATATTTTGTTATGTCATAGTCACAAGCAAAATATAATAAGAGGTTGTAATACAATTATTATCACATGTCTCACGTGTGgtctttcatttattatttgtaatagttatgtaaatataattttcaagcCATGATTGTCACTCGTTTTGaattaagttttgtttttaattagttGTCAAATTAAAAAGCAATCTTCACTGccacaaaataaatttaaatttaaaaaaaaaaaacactaaacaaATCACTAAAGATCAAttgattttattcaaatttaacatTTCACTCAAACCAAAGGtatattatcttatatttcgttcgtatgatttttttatctgAAACCAAATCAAACAACCAACACACCCGCAACCAAATTGTGGTTAAATTAAACATTGGTCCATTTACTCTCTCAGGACCCTAACAAAGATGAGTCCCAAAAAAGTACCTGGATATCAGCAGAAGATGTAACACTTGACGCCCAATCTGACATGTCAGACATTCTTCGTTCTTCTTGATCCTCATTAGGGAAGGGAGTCTTGTATTGCAGCACCTCATTTGCACCGGAGTTTCTAGCAAGTGAGGCACTCTGAAGGCCAAGTCAATGAGTGATCAAAGGCAATTAGACACATTATGAAGACGCATAATTTTAATTGCACAACAGCGACAAAAAGAAACAATCAAAATTGTGACCATTACTTCATTAAAGAAAGCAGAGTGCTGTTCACAGTGCCAACAACCGCAATCAACAAGCTTAATTTTCTCAGTTCCAAAAGTCTCATTCAATTGCAATTCCCCATCCTTGTCACACGACTTTTTTGTAGTTGAGTATTCCTTAGAATTGTTAACTAACTCGCAAAGAGTGTCAAGCTTCTGCTGCATGCTCGACAGGACCTGGTCCTGGCAAAGTGCAATAAAATCACAAAACAAAATCGtaacaaaaaaatcataaaagaaaaccACACCCATTCATAAATAAACAAGCAGAGAAGTAAGGAATTTATGTCAACAAACACATTAAAAGAGAGAGCATAACACATTACTCATTTGCACATCACATACAATAgatttgaatattaattttggaAGCGATAACAGTTACGGATTTGAACAGGTGATATAGAGAAAAGCACGTTACGAATTGTACCCTTAGTTCAACGGATTTCTCCAGGTGGCATATGCGAAGGTCTTTCCGGGAGCGTGCAACAGCGGCGCCAATGACGGCGACTATGAGGAACCTATGGATTGGAGAGAAGAGGTTCCAAGCAAGGGCTTGTTCGGCGCTCAAGCCGCCGCCGATGGTTCTCGCCGAGCTGGCTTCGTCGGCGTTAAGGATCCTTCCCTGGAGCGATAACCACGCCATCGGCTTCTCCGACGAGACAGGCCGGCTCCGCTCCACGAAGCTTGCGGAGAGGCGGCGGCGAGAGGCGGAGAATCCGGTCACGGACAAGAACAACGGATGAGACGGAGCTCCGCCACCGTTAGCAGCTGCGTCCATGGAAGCGTGATTGAAGTGAGACGCAGCGTTTGTGTGCATTCAAACTTTTGAAATTGAGAGGGAAAGAATAGAATAAGCCATGGTGATGGTACAAGACAAAGTATTGAAACGGTGAAATGGTGAATCAGGACAAGACAAACCTTACAAATAAACTATAATCCCAAAGTCCCTTTCACGCGATTGGTCACACCTTTCTTTACCgtattttcctattttattcaaaattcaaaataggaggataatattttttagatattaaaatattgatgatCAAACTTTATCAAGAAATTCATCtgtatgttattattaatagtattaaaataaataaataaaaatggctAATGATTGTATTACGCCttgcacaaataatttttattggtaAACTAAAAATACAGTTTAAAAGTTATtgtatacataaaaaaaattattcacgGAACCTAAAAATGTGTATTAacatctaataatataaatttagagataacaaaataataaatttataatttatatgatgtgataatatatatatatatatatatatatatatatatatatatatatatatatatatatatatatatatatatattcaagtgttgattaaattatagaattttattttttaaatgacgCGTCATATATAAGATAGAGCAGCTAAGcgttttgtattaaaaattacaaatttagcTTACCCTCACAACTAATaataaagattatatttatgttattttgtataataattgtaaaattaaggaaagaagttaatgaaaataattgtgtaataattgtaaaaataatgataaagttGTAAGAAAGTTCAACTGTGCAATGATTGAcacaaaattttctcaaaataagtgttgtaagaaaataatttagatgAATTATTAAggtaatgtaattaaaaataattaatgattttaaatattttaaacagaATAAAAGGGTTCCCAATGACCAAAATGTgtattctaaataaataaataaataggagTTGAATGAACAAACTATAGAAGGTGGGGTCATTACACAGGCAGTTAAATGACAGtgcaaacaatttttttctctttaatttgttaacaaaatcaatgtttaaaatgattttaatatagacataattaaaatatattgacttttaaaatgttattatttaatggACGAATTTAGTAAGCCCTTGAATAATTAAAGTTCTAAACTCCCCACTCTTGAATAGTCAATGTTTGtcctcactttttttttaaatgcaagaGGTATATGtgaatttaatctaatttatttttttaacataaaactCTTTCACAAATTTCTTGAAGAATTTaacatacattaataaaaaaattaaacgatCTGGATTAGATCTTGGTTGTATTACTTTAGAGGTTTCATGAAATTGTTAATTAGATTGCCTGAAAAACAATAATCCTGAAGTTTAAAACATCAATATAATtaactgtattttttttgtgGTTTCGTATTGGATTTTATCAGATAATTCAATTCAAATGTCAGTTGCATTAACAATATAGAGAAAAGTACTTGATTGCATAAGCGTGCTGTAAATATGATATAGATTAATGTGGTTAGAGAtaacgagaaaaaaaaattccgAATTACTCAATTATAATCATCTTCGTTCATATTGTACTTGTTTGAATGGATCGTCaatgaattattaattttcatattattgaTAAGTCTTTCGAATAAGAATTCATAAGTGATATAACACTAATGTGATATAAgtgaaacttaaaaaattacattatttctaACTCAAAGAAAACTATAAGTTTagtattcttaaattttttcatgTTTATCCAATGTGAATTTTAGATGCACACTCAAAGagtgatttttatattaaataatgacaaatgttgtttataaaatgaaaaaaaaaatgtatttcgAATTATATTGATCaatattatgtaaatttttgtatgtttttagACAAAAAGTTTATAAATCATACTATATTCTTGGAGAGACAACATGTctcttacttaaaaaaaaagtttcatgattgtttaataaaaatattgaaagataAAGACCTTGTTTATTTTGTGGTGGTGTCTTTTATAGTAatatatagtaatatatatatatatatatatatatatatatatatatatatatatatatatatatatatatggcatGTGGAGTTTATTATGAAACCacaattatcaattttaatgtCTGTATTATATGTATATGAAATCATCTTTTCGTGTAATAACTTGAATTATCTtaatctataattattttaataactttgaGGGATCTCCTTAGCTTATTCTCACATTCGTCATCTCTACTTAATTTTGTTGCACAAATAATTAAGAACTAAAGTGTATCAGGAAGATCATTAAGTGTATAAATGATAATAACTATTTGTATGGTTCaagtcaaattaaataaaaatccaTAAACATTGTATAAATAGTACAACTTACCAGGTAAATGATTTACACATTCATTATTATCTAATGTACCGAACTCACTTGAGTGTTTGAATGTCTTTTACAAAAACCACGTTCATTCCATTCAAGATAagatttgaatataaaaatattgtttgaagAGTCTTTGTAGAATTACTTTACTTTAACatagttaataaaaacatataaaattggATTCATAtcggaaaaaaaaaaaagtaatatatgtagtccacttaaataacaaaatataaagacATATTAAATTTGcacttaaaacatatttataagatattaaaaaaacaatttaatcaagatattatattatttataaagaatgttatgcactaaattattttatttttcactaacATGGCCGtgaagttttttatatttgaatatggtattctttaattttttatttttcgaatttgcaaagaaatatattaaatttttaatttgtatactttcaaaatttatatacttaCCCCACTGTTAAATATGTAAACTCAcac
This genomic window contains:
- the LOC108333473 gene encoding uncharacterized protein LOC108333473 isoform X1; the protein is MHTNAASHFNHASMDAAANGGGAPSHPLFLSVTGFSASRRRLSASFVERSRPVSSEKPMAWLSLQGRILNADEASSARTIGGGLSAEQALAWNLFSPIHRFLIVAVIGAAVARSRKDLRICHLEKSVELRDQVLSSMQQKLDTLCELVNNSKEYSTTKKSCDKDGELQLNETFGTEKIKLVDCGCWHCEQHSAFFNESASLARNSGANEVLQYKTPFPNEDQEERRMSDMSDWASSVTSSADIQLNNLAVEQDIYNLRKDCEEKDTTIKELTTLLNSNEVANCKRIAELEDIIRRKNTTISKLKKDMSVLEQKVVQLTRLRRPSFSPSGSNNSPLPRIMIDNLLYDMESTSSSSSSDSDSSSVVKESNLPADIVLKQDSASKIDQKHTPRKVSSSSASSSVQKQLSARGDLKKTRRRSLNGDKSTTAHKRWV
- the LOC108333473 gene encoding uncharacterized protein LOC108333473 isoform X2 → MHTNAASHFNHASMDAAANGGGAPSHPLFLSVTGFSASRRRLSASFVERSRPVSSEKPMAWLSLQGRILNADEASSARTIGGGLSAEQALAWNLFSPIHRFLIVAVIGAAVARSRKDLRICHLEKSVELRDQVLSSMQQKLDTLCELVNNSKEYSTTKKSCDKDGELQLNETFGTEKIKLVDCGCWHCEQHSAFFNESASLARNSGANEVLQYKTPFPNEDQEERRMSDMSDWASSVTSSADIQLNNLAVEQDIYNLRKDCEEKDTTIKELTTLLNSNEVANCKRIAELEDIIRRKNTTISKLKKDMSVLEQKVVQLTRLRRPSFSPSGSNNSPLPRIMIDNLLYDMESTSSSSSSDSDSSSVVKESNLPADIVLKQDSASKIDQKHTPRKVSSSSVQKQLSARGDLKKTRRRSLNGDKSTTAHKRWV